The Chroicocephalus ridibundus chromosome 3, bChrRid1.1, whole genome shotgun sequence genome has a segment encoding these proteins:
- the LOC134513842 gene encoding protein ELYS-like, which yields MQDLTAEVTSSLLQFPEVTLQALGEDEGTLGSVLCGRFSGGRNGLAWLARGPHLEVVNCVTGERLSAYRFSGVNEQPPTVRVVKEFSWEKRTGLLVGLEDAEGSVLCLYDLGLSRVVKAVVLPGRVTAIEPIANHGGPSVSTQHLHQSLRWLFGVAAVATDAGHLLLVDLSLDDCSCTQNDIEALDLEVVTKNPAEVAQRRETVTSEGRRLCFQLQNASGTAVSALCYISRSNQLVVGFSDGYLSLWNMKTLKREHHSQLEGGRIPVYAVTFQEPENDPRNCCYLWAVQSTQESEGDVVSLHLLQLAFGDRKRVASGQVMYEGLQYCGEKFSLDLTGGVFPLRGQMSTKLISCQTVEKFRSDVDGEDSVNEVTSPDTSVSVFSWQVNTYGQGKPSTYLGVFDINRWYSAQMPDSLRPEEFPHECPYFALWSLDTVVSVTSPKLLLDILVHERSLSRGVPPSYPPPERFFHPGNYNFDGTCLLTSGVVHMTCTGFQKETLNFLKKSGPSIWEAIQESYNRCLVAGLLSPRPVDVQPSSLSQEEQLEAVLSAAVQTGSVGLLTGCIKHWISEEQPRSAGNLRFVLEWTWNQVISTKEEFDQICVPLFDGSCNFIDPQTLRSLQRCQLLLSNLSTVLNCFLTEAQELTEKGFADVTNKQAVTGLISLYARVVIWFCRSGLLPEGLDDDTRLSRPFYNYPLIESCYTGHRQKLERLSRGKWDSDCLMVDGMVSQLGDQVEKLWRRDAGGTGKYPPASLHALLDLYLLENIEENCKHAITIYLLLDIKRSFPSETETSVDSFATAFGMPWGLVKLVEGFWLLDHNDYENSLALLFHPATIKTASWQHKRIIQSLLCQGEHGQALRYIQLMRPPTASSGEVQLLLTVLLSNRCMVEAWGLLHQHAAQANLEDLLKHMYEMCREMGLMEDLLKLPFTDTEQECLEKFLRTSAGVQNQEFLLVYHLQRANYIAALELNQSMNVNLMNDGDHRLTDRAVARNSLLAQYGKILPRIERQLAVERAKLYHLPALASREVSRPKPLTPVRKQAKAGNVRRRPNFLAKILSRIKES from the exons atgcaagacctaacagctgaggtaacgagcagtctgctgcagtttccagaggtgactcttcaggcacttggggaagatgagggaaccctcggctctgtgctgtgcgggaggttttctggag ggagaaacggcctggcgtggttggcacgtggtcctcaccttgaggtggtgaactgtgtgacaggagagcggctctctgcgtaccgtttcagtggagtcaatgaacagcctcccactgttcgtgtggtgaaggagttttcctgggagaagagaactggactgctggttgggttggaagacgcagagggaagtgttctctgtctgtacgaccttggactctcaagagtggttaaagcagttgttcttcccgggagg gtaaccgctatagaacccatagcgaatcacggaggacccagcgtgagcactcagcacctccatcagagtctgcgatggctctttggggtggcagcagtggctacagatgctggccatctgcttctggttgaccttagtttggatgattgctcctgcactcagaacgatatcgaagcattgg atctagaagttgtcactaaaaatcctgctgaagttgcacaaagaagagaaactgtgaccagcgaagggagacgtctctgttttcaactacaaaatgcttccggaacagcagtatcagccctgtgctacataagcagaagcaaccagctcgttgtgggtttctcggatggctacctgtcgctctggaatatgaaaactttgaagagaga gcaccactctcagcttgaaggagggaggattcctgtctatgctgtcacttttcaagagcctgagaatgatcctcgcaattgttgctacttgtgggctgttcagtctacgcaggaaag tgaaggtgatgtggtgagtttacacctgctgcagttagcatttggtgacagaaaacgcgtggcctcaggacaagtcatgtatgag ggtttgcaatactgtggcgaaaagttcagtttagatctcacgggtggagtctttcccttgagaggccagatgagtactaaattaatcagctgccagactgtcgaaaaattccgcagcgacgttgacggagaggatagcgtaaatgaag tcacgtctcctgacaccagtgtctcagtcttcagttggcaagtgaatacgtacggtcagggaaaaccatctacttacctgggtgtatttgacattaatcgctggtattctgctcaaatgccagattcgctaag gccggaagaattccctcatgagtgcccctattttgcactgtggtcgctggataccgtagtgagcgtgacttctccgaagctccttttggatattctggtccatgagcggagtctaagtcggggagttcctccttcttatccaccacctgagcggttttttcatccgggcaactataactttg atggtacgtgcttgctgacctccggagtcgttcacatgacttgcaccggcttccagaaggag accttgaattttttgaagaaatctggcccttcaatatgggaagccattcaggagagctacaataggtgtcttgtagctggcttgctgtctccaagaccagttgatgtccagccatccagtttgagtcag gaggagcagctggaagcagtattgtcagctgctgtccagacaggttctgtgggacttctgactggatgcattaaacattggatatctgaag agcagccaaggtctgctggtaatttacggtttgttcttgagtggacatggaaccaagtgatctctacaaaggaagaatttgaccaaatct gtgttccgctgtttgatggctcttgcaacttcattgacccccagacattacggtctctccagcgctgccagttgcttttgagcaaccttagcacggtcttaaactgttttctcacagaagcacaagagcttactgaaaaag gttttgcagacgtgacaaataagcaagcggtaaccggcctcatttctttgtatgcacgagtggtcatctggttctgtcgatccggtctccttccagagggtttag atgacgatacgcgtttgtcaagacctttctacaattatcctctgattgagagctgcTATACTGGTCAccgacagaaacttgagcgtttatcaag aggaaaatgggactcggactgcttgatggttgatggaatggtttcccagttaggagaccaagtggagaagctgtggcggagagatgcaggaggaactgggaaatacccgcctgccagtttgcat gcactgctggatctctatttgctagaaaacattgaagaaaactgcaaacacgcaatt acaatttacttgctgctggatatcaagcgttcctttccgagtgagacagaaacttcagtcgactcctttgcaactgcctttggcatgccttggggacttgttaagcttgttgaaggtttttggcttctagatcacaatgattacgaa aattcactggccctgctctttcatcccgctacaatcaaaacggcgtcatggcagcacaagagaattattcagtccctcctgtgccaaggggagcatgggcaagccctcagatacatccagctgatgaggccacccacggcaagcagcggggaagtgcagcttctcctcactgtgttgctctccaatag gtgcatggtggaggcttggggtctgttgcaccaacatgccgctcaggcaaacttagaagacctcttaaaacacatgtacgaaatgtgccgggagatgggcctgatggaagacttgctgaagctgcctttcacagacaccgaacaa gagtgtttggagaagtttttaaggaccagtgctggtgttcagaatcaagaattccttttagtctaccatctgcagcgtgccaactacattgcagcactagagctgaatcaatccatgaatgtcaatcttatg aacgacggcgatcatcgcttgaccgacagagcagttgccagaaattctctattagcccaatatggcaagatccttccacgaattgaaaggcagctggccgtagagagagccaagctttaccatttgcctgcactggcctcaagagaag tctcaagaccaaagccattaactccagtaagaaaacaagctaaagcaggaaatgtgcgtcgaagaccaaattttctggcgaaaatattgtccagaattaaagaatcc